In Carassius auratus strain Wakin unplaced genomic scaffold, ASM336829v1 scaf_tig00216542, whole genome shotgun sequence, the genomic stretch TTTCACAGCAGGCGAAATCGATACTAACACACATTTCTCTCCCAGGGCTCTCATTTACCAGGCTTTGGATGCTCCTGAGGTTCAGCAGGTGGAAGTCGCAGGGCAGGGTGCCAGCCAATGGAGCGAAGGTACGAATGGGCGGCACGCCGTGTTTCCAGGACAACACGGGCAGTGCCAGCACCTCATGGTTCAGGATGGTGGAGGTCATGTGACTGAGCAGCGACGGGAAGCTGACAGTTCTGCTGTCCACCGGCTGCAAAATACAGACATGCATCAGGTAACTTCCTAGGGTCATGGTACGAGATGAGCTCAGTACAGGATCTAGCTCTACACACTACTGATCTACAGCCTGTTATAATGTAAAAGCTCTGCGGGCACGGCAGCACAGGCAGAGATAGTGGACAGGAAACGACCTTTAGCCTCTTAATTCTTAATGCTAAAGTAACAAGCTGAACTAGGGCTCCATAAAACTGCTACGCCGCTAACGTTACCTCCTCCTGGCCTTGTCCTAAAATACCAGCAATGATTTTGTTTATGATGCTGGTGACTCTGGCATAGGAGCCAGCAGGCTGCATGCATGAGGAGAGAAAGACAGGATGATAagtgatagacagacagaaacaaaacacaaaaagagGTTATGAGGGAATGGAATGGAAAGAAACACAAGGCGGTGCTTTGTtaacccctaatatatatatataagtccttgctttatatatttttattttaaaattattttattattaatatatacttaaaaatacatttgcaataCATAATATATAGTGTTCAATATAGGAcactgtattatttataaactgtCAGGAGAcagcatgattaaaataaaaatatatattatttaaatcagtCGGAGTCTGTGTGTAAAGCCCTTTATCTATTATTACACACTTGGAGTGAGAAGTGAAGATACTGTCCCCAGAGCCTTCACACAGCTCTCATGAGTAACAATAGTGTGCCCCCTACAGGACACTGGGTGGAATGAGCATTTACATACCCCTTGCACTGGTACGGGACACCTATATTCTGGTATGCATGACCAGATCTCTGATGTGAAGCTGAAATTGCATGCTCCAATCAGATTAATCAACTGCTAGGATTCTCGCCAGTCGGGGTGCGCGGGGTCTTATCAGTCAGCCAGGAAATAAAACCGTATTAAAAATGTAGCCGGCTGTACTTCGGAGAAAAATCCAGTCGTGGTTGTTCTCATCTAATACTTCACATGTGCTTGAGGCATCCACTAGCATGTAAACTACAGCTATGTTCTGCTTTAAGggaatagtttttattattattatgagggGGGGAGGGGTTATTTAATTTGcatgatttgtttaatttatgtgtttgtctgtctcttcTCATCTAAGTAGTCAGAAGAAGCAAATTTCTAATCCAGAGTCTGAGTCTGACTTCGGTTTGGTTCATCTGTATCCTCGTATCCAATCAGAGCTCACCTTTCCAGCGCCGCTCCTCCTCTCCAGCAGAAGACGGAAGCGATTGGCCGTTCGTTTGTTGTCCTTCAGACCCTGCCCCAGACCCCTGTTATCGTCTTGCATCAGTCTGCGGTCCAGGATCACCTCCAGCTGACCTGCAGGGAATGGAAAGAGCGTACGAGAGAAaggatgaagagagagaggacGGTAATAGCATAGAGCGAGGCAAAGCATTAGACAGTACACTCTCTTCATCTTCATTATGGGATACATTGCATCAAATCAATACAGAAGCAGAGCACAGTGTCCCACTGTGAGTGTTTTCCTCCTCCCGACCGTCTCAGTCCCTGATTCATGTTTCATCCTGCTAAGAAACTCACTGCTATAGACCTCAAAGTACCAGTGTTTTGGAATCGAGTCGATACGGAATTGAAAACAGCATAGCGAGGAGAGTTTTTCTCTGTATTGTCAGCTCAATTTGGTACATGGGTGAAAAAAGTTTGATTCCTTCTATGGTAAAAGCTCAGCTCGTGAATATTAATTAGGACATGCTTTTGTTTCTTTGTAACCTTCTTGAAGCATCTAGCCACATAACAGAATATTAATAAGCCGATTAGTCAATGCAGTTcaaatttatgtaaataataaagtaGTGTGTTTACTAGGGCTGGATTTCACAATTTGATTCGATTCTCATTCACAAGCTtgtgattcgattcgattacctATTTGATTCGAttcaatattgatttaaaaaaaatctaatcaactGATGATGTAAAGTATAGTAATGTAGTACCAACTGACTCTCATGAATAATGTTGAAGGTTAAAACTGACTGATTTGTTAGTtaacttagaatatatattactGACTGATAACacttaattaagtttttaaaatattaaagttacaAATGCAAAGTATttctttttcaattaattttatatacagtacagaacaaaggtttggaaacattactatttttaatgtttttgaaagaagtttcttctgctcatcaagcctgcatctatttgatcaaaaatacaggaaaaaaatgtaatattgtgatatattattattaattattattaatttttaggatcgttgtcacatgatcctttagaaatcattctaatatgctgattcattatcaaagttggaaacagttctgctgcttaatattgtttcagaacatgtgatacttttttaggatactttgatgaataaaaagaaaaaaaaaagaaaaaaaaagaagctatgtttttcaaatataaattttttgtaataacaatatacactactggtcagtaatttggggtcagcaattcttcttttttttttaaataaaatcaattcttttattcagcaaggatgtgttaaattgataaaaagtgatagtaaagaaaatatattattagaatatatcttattataattattatttttttttttttataaatgcagttctttttaaccttttattcatcaaatatattagacagcagaactgtttccaacactcataataaatcagaatatcagaatgatttctaaatgatcatgtgattatgggatgttacatgtgacactgaaggctggagtaatgatgctgaaaattcagctttgcatcacaggaataattttttttttaagtatattcaaatagaaaactattattttaagttgtaataatatttcacaatattactgtttttttctgtatttttgatcaaataaatgcaggcttgatgaacagaagaaacttctttgaaaaacattaaaatagtaatgtttccaaacttttagtctgtactgtactacatatatatataaatatatatatatatatatatatatatatatatatatatatatatatatatatatatatatatatatatatatatgcacagtacagaccaaaagtttggacacaccttctcattcaaagagttttctttattttcatgactatgaaaatagtagagtcacactgaaggcatcaaaggctatttgaccaagaaggagagtgatgggtgctgcagatgacctggcctccgcagtcaccggacctgaacccaatccagatggtttaggggtgagctggaccgcagactgaaggcaaaagggccaacaagtgctaagcatctctcgaggaactccttcaagactgttggaagaccatttcaggtgactacctcttgaagctcatcaagagaatgacaagagtgtgcaaagcagtaatcaaagctaaaggtggactatgacatattttaagttgtttcacacttttttgttatgtatatgattccatatataattccacatgtgttaattcatagttttgatgccttcagtgtgaatctacaattttcatagtcatgaaaataaagaaaactctttgaatgagaaggtgtgtccaaacttttggtcggTACTGTAGTTATAGTACATACAATATAGTtgtcattaatatttcattattaagagttttttttaattattattatttgatgttatttttaagtttatgtaaataaCATCCGAGTAAAACCAGTGTTTAATTCCATTTTAGTTTTTGcaccaaaaaactaaacaaagaaacTATAAATAAATTTGTGAAAAGATTTGTGTCACCGTTGCAATATCTGCGTTTGCGAAGCCTACTCACCGCTGGCCAGGCTGCTGACGCCCAGTGCCTGGGCCGTGTGGAGCGTGAGCCTGTATTGGCTGTCCTGAATATATGCCATGGCAGGCATCGGGTAGAAATTAGCCTGCAGTGGAAGTTTCTGGAAGTACCGGCGAGGCTGGATCTGACGAGCAGGGAGAACACAGAGCATGAGCTTGATTATCTGGCCAGAGAGCAATCTGAGTCTAGGACGAACAGTGGCTGACTGCTTCAATAAAACCAAGATTATTTTAAGACTCCGATGAACAGTGTGTGGACGTGTGTACTTCACCTGGAAGCCGTTGAGGTCGGTGTAGAAAGTATCTCCGCTCTGAATGTCGGTGACCAGCCGCATGGCCAGCTCCTTGTTATTCTGATCTCTGATGTCCACCATGGTGGTGATGTCCAGAGAAAGACCATCGACTCCTGAAGTCATATGTCAGGAAGAACTGATCAGTCAGGGCAGAGATGTCCTCACACGAGCGAGACAGATGGATGGAGAGAGTACCTGGAACATTATGAATGCGGACCATCTGCTGGAAGTGTTGATAATGTG encodes the following:
- the LOC113098355 gene encoding alpha-mannosidase 2x-like, which encodes MTLRSDTLLRIPGRGQSIRGLDPLPVRSQTVDAQPFYIQSQSLTLGFSGTTGLLESVRRKDDPQEVRVQIQFLTYGTRPSKDKSGAYLFLPDGNAKPYSQREAPVVRVVEGPLFAEVVAHYQHFQQMVRIHNVPGVDGLSLDITTMVDIRDQNNKELAMRLVTDIQSGDTFYTDLNGFQIQPRRYFQKLPLQANFYPMPAMAYIQDSQYRLTLHTAQALGVSSLASGQLEVILDRRLMQDDNRGLGQGLKDNKRTANRFRLLLERRSGAGKPVDSRTVSFPSLLSHMTSTILNHEVLALPVLSWKHGVPPIRTFAPLAGTLPCDFHLLNLRSIQSLQDAHAPSPYTALLLHRLGLDCGLEAQNPGFNCTTTQGQLSISGLFRGLDLHLLQPMSLSLMHSQPPLSNDSSINLEPMEISAYKLKLC